The proteins below come from a single Myripristis murdjan chromosome 10, fMyrMur1.1, whole genome shotgun sequence genomic window:
- the ogt.1 gene encoding UDP-N-acetylglucosamine--peptide N-acetylglucosaminyltransferase 110 kDa subunit isoform X5 produces the protein MASSVGNVADSTGLAELAHREYQSGDFEAAERHCMQLWRQEPDNTGVLLLLSSIHFQCRRLDRSAHFSTLAIKQNPMLAEAYSNLGNVYKERGQLQEAIEHYRHALRLKPDFIDGYINLAAALVAAGDMEGAVQAYVSALQYNPDLYCVRSDLGNLLKALGRLEEAKACYLKAIETQPNFAVAWSNLGCVFNAQGEIWLAIHHFEKAVTLDPNFLDAYINLGNVLKEARIFDRAVAGYLRALSLSPNHAVVHGNLACVYYEQGLIDLAIDTYRRAIELQPHFPDAYCNLANALKEKGNVSEAEECYNTALRLCPTHADSLNNLANIKREQGNIEEAVQLYRKALEVFPEFAAAHSNLASVLQQQGKLQEALMHYKEAIRISPTFADAYSNMGNTLKEMQDVQGALQCYTRAIQINPAFADAHSNLASIHKDSGNIPEAIASYRTALKLKPDFPDAYCNLAHCLQIVCDWTDYDERMKKLVSIVADQLDKNRLPSVHPHHSMLYPLSHGFRKAIAERHGNLCLDKINALHKPAYEHPKDLKASGGRLRIGYVSSDFGNHPTSHLMQSIPGMHNSEKFEVFCYALSPDDSTNFRVKVVAEAHHFTDLSQTPCNGKAADRIHQDGVHILVNMNGYTKGARNELFALRPAPIQAMWLGYPGTSGAPFMDYIITDKETSPVEVAEQYSEKLAYMPNTFFIGDHANMFPHLKKKAVIDFKSNGHIFDNRIVLNGIDLKAFLDSLPDVKVVKMKCDNNQEPSGDTNGALSMPVIPMNTAAEAIINMINQGQIQVTINGFTVSNGLATTQILSAEEVVVSANVALQINNKAATGEEVPRTIVVTTRSQYGLPEDSIVYCNFNQLYKIDPPTLQMWANILKRVPNSVLWLLRFPAVGEPNIQQYAQNMGLPASRIIFSPVAPKEEHVRRGQLADVCLDTPLCNGHTTGMDVLWAGTPMVTMPGETLASRVAASQLTCLGCPELIAQSRQEYEDVAVKLGSDMEYLKMIRARVWKQRICSPLFNTKQYTMDLEKLYLQMWEHHASGTKPEHLVKLQPIETSENA, from the exons ATGGCGAGCTCAGTGGGAAACGTGGCTGACAGTACAG GGTTGGCTGAGCTGGCGCACCGGGAGTATCAATCAGGGGACTTTGAGGCAGCAGAGCGCCACTGCATGCAGCTGTGGAGGCAGGAGCCTGACAACACAggcgtgctgctgctcctgtccTCCATCCACTTCCAGTGCCGTAGACTCGACAG GTCTGCTCACTTCAGTACCTTGGCCATCAAACAGAACCCAATGCTGGCCGAGGCCTACTCCAACCTGGGGAATGTGTACAAGGAGCGTGGGCAATTACAGGAGGCCATAGAGCACTATCGACACGCCCTGAGGCTGAAGCCAGATTTTATCGACGGATACATCAACTTGGCAGCAGCTCTTGTGGCAGCAGGGGACATGGAGGGAGCTGTGCAGGCATATGTGTCTGCATTACAGTATAACCCT gATCTTTATTGTGTTCGTAGTGACTTGGGCAACTTGCTCAAAGCCCTTGGGCGTTTGGAAGAGGCCAAG GCTTGTTACCTGAAAGCCATTGAGACTCAGCCCAACTTTGCAGTGGCTTGGAGCAACCTGGGCTGTGTGTTCAATGCCCAGGGAGAGATATGGCTGGCCATACACCATTTTGAAAAG GCGGTGACTCTGGATCCAAATTTCTTAGATGCTTACATTAATTTGGGCAATGTTTTGAAAGAAGCCCGCATCTTTGACAG AGCTGTGGCCGGCTACCTGCGAGCACTGAGCCTTAGCCCCAACCATGCTGTGGTCCATGGCAACCTGGCCTGTGTCTACTACGAACAGGGCCTCATCGATCTGGCTATTGACACCTACCGCCGTGCTATTGAATTGCAGCCACACTTTCCTGATGCCTACTGCAACCTGGCAAACGCCCTGAAGGAGAAGGGCAAT GTGTCTGAAGCAGAGGAATGCTACAACACAGCCTTACGTTTATGTCCAACACATGCAGACTCCCTCAACAATTTGGCCAATATTAAGCGTGAGCAAGGCAACATTGAAGAGGCAGTTCAACTCTACAGGAAAGCTCTGGAG GTTTTCCCAGAGTTTGCAGCAGCTCACTCTAACCTGGCCAGTGTTCTCCAACAGCAAGGGAAACTCCAGGAAGCCCTCATGCACTACAAGGAGGCTATCAG AATCAGTCCCACATTTGCTGATGCCTACTCAAACATGGGTAACACACTGAAGGAAATGCAAGATGTGCAAGGAGCCCTGCAGTGCTACACCCGTGCTATCCAGATCAACCCTGCCTTTGCTGATGCTCACAGCAATCTGGCCTCTATTCACAAG GACTCTGGCAACATCCCAGAGGCCATTGCATCTTACCGCACAGCCTTGAAACTCAAGCCAGACTTCCCTGATGCCTACTGCAACTTGGCACACTGCCTGCAG ATTGTGTGTGACTGGACCGACTATGATGAGCGGATGAAGAAGCTTGTTAGCATTGTGGCTGACCAGCTGGATAAGAACCGTCTACCATCTGTGCACCCTCACCACAGCATGCTGTATCCGCTCTCTCACGGCTTCCGCAAGGCCATTGCCGAACGTCATGGCAACCTTTGCCTGGACAAG ATAAATGCCCTGCACAAACCTGCTTATGAGCATCCTAAGGATCTGAAGGCCAGTGGAGGCCGCCTGCGCATTGGTTATGTCAGCTCTGACTTTGGTAACCACCCTACCTCCCACCTGATGCAGTCCATTCCTGGCATGCACAACTCTGAAAAATTTGAG GTGTTCTGCTACGCTCTCAGCCCTGACGACAGTACCAACTTCCGTGTCAAAGTGGTAGCAGAGGCTCATCACTTCACAGACCTCTCACAG ACCCCCTGCAATGGCAAGGCAGCTGACCGTATCCACCAGGACGGAGTCCACATCTTGGTCAACATGAACGGATACACCAAGGGAGCCCGCAATGAGTTGTTTGCACTGCGCCCTGCCCCCATTCAG GCAATGTGGCTGGGCTACCCAGGAACTAGTGGGGCTCCATTCATGGATTATATCATCACGGACAAGGAGACATCACCTGTCGAAGTTGCTGAACAGTATTCTGAGAAACTGGCCTACATGCCCAACACTTTCTTCATTGGAGACCATGCCAACATGTTCCCTCACCTCAAG AAAAAGGCAGTGATTGATTTCAAGTCTAATGGACACATCTTTGATAATCGTATTGTGCTCAATGGTATTGATCTGAAGGCCTTCTTGGACAGTCTTCCAGATGTGAAGGTAGTAAAG ATGAAGTGTGATAACAACCAGGAACCTTCTGGGGACACCAATGGCGCTCTGTCTATGCCCGTGATTCCCatgaacacagcagctgaagCCATCATCAACATGATCAACCAAGGCCAAATCCAGGTCACAATCAACGGCTTCACTGTCAGCAATGGCCTGGCCACTACACAG ATCTTGTCTGCAGAAGAGGTTGTTGTCTCTGCGAATGTTGCTCTCCAG ATTAACAACAAAGCTGCCACTGGAGAGGAGGTGCCACGCACCATTGTCGTGACAACTCGCTCCCAGTACGGTCTTCCTGAGGACTCCATTGTCTACTGCAACTTCAACCAGCTCTACAAGATTGACCCCCCGACCCTGCAGATGTGGGCCAAT ATCCTCAAGCGTGTGCCCAACAGTGTGCTGTGGCTTCTTCGTTTCCCTGCTGTGGGTGAGCCCAATATCCAGCAGTATGCCCAGAACATGGGTCTCCCTGCCTCACGCATCATCTTTTCACCTGTGGCGCCCAAGGAGGAGCATGTGAGGAGGGGCCAGCTAGCTGATGTGTGTCTGGACACGCCTCTGTGTAATGGGCACACCACAGGCATGGATGTTCTCTGGGCAGGAACACCCATGGTTACCATGCCAG GTGAGACCCTGGCCTCCCGTGTGGCTGCCTCTCAACTCACCTGTCTAGGCTGTCCTGAACTCATTGCCCAGAGTCGCCAGGAGTATGAGGATGTAGCAGTCAAACTTGGCTCTGACATGGAATA CCTGAAGATGATTAGAGCACGTGTGTGGAAACAGCGAATCTGCAGCCCTCTTTTCAACACCAAACAGTACACCATGGACTTGGAGAAGCTCTATCTGCAAATGTGGGAGCACCATGCCAGTGGGACAAAGCCAGAACACCTGGTCAAACTCCAGCCAATCGAGACCAGCGAGAATGCCTGA
- the ogt.1 gene encoding UDP-N-acetylglucosamine--peptide N-acetylglucosaminyltransferase 110 kDa subunit isoform X6, with translation MASSVGNVADSTGLAELAHREYQSGDFEAAERHCMQLWRQEPDNTGVLLLLSSIHFQCRRLDRSAHFSTLAIKQNPMLAEAYSNLGNVYKERGQLQEAIEHYRHALRLKPDFIDGYINLAAALVAAGDMEGAVQAYVSALQYNPDLYCVRSDLGNLLKALGRLEEAKACYLKAIETQPNFAVAWSNLGCVFNAQGEIWLAIHHFEKAVTLDPNFLDAYINLGNVLKEARIFDRAVAGYLRALSLSPNHAVVHGNLACVYYEQGLIDLAIDTYRRAIELQPHFPDAYCNLANALKEKGNVSEAEECYNTALRLCPTHADSLNNLANIKREQGNIEEAVQLYRKALEVFPEFAAAHSNLASVLQQQGKLQEALMHYKEAIRISPTFADAYSNMGNTLKEMQDVQGALQCYTRAIQINPAFADAHSNLASIHKDSGNIPEAIASYRTALKLKPDFPDAYCNLAHCLQIVCDWTDYDERMKKLVSIVADQLDKNRLPSVHPHHSMLYPLSHGFRKAIAERHGNLCLDKINALHKPAYEHPKDLKASGGRLRIGYVSSDFGNHPTSHLMQSIPGMHNSEKFEVFCYALSPDDSTNFRVKVVAEAHHFTDLSQTPCNGKAADRIHQDGVHILVNMNGYTKGARNELFALRPAPIQAMWLGYPGTSGAPFMDYIITDKETSPVEVAEQYSEKLAYMPNTFFIGDHANMFPHLKKKAVIDFKSNGHIFDNRIVLNGIDLKAFLDSLPDVKVVKMKCDNNQEPSGDTNGALSMPVIPMNTAAEAIINMINQGQIQVTINGFTVSNGLATTQINNKAATGEEVPRTIVVTTRSQYGLPEDSIVYCNFNQLYKIDPPTLQMWANILKRVPNSVLWLLRFPAVGEPNIQQYAQNMGLPASRIIFSPVAPKEEHVRRGQLADVCLDTPLCNGHTTGMDVLWAGTPMVTMPGETLASRVAASQLTCLGCPELIAQSRQEYEDVAVKLGSDMEYLKMIRARVWKQRICSPLFNTKQYTMDLEKLYLQMWEHHASGTKPEHLVKLQPIETSENA, from the exons ATGGCGAGCTCAGTGGGAAACGTGGCTGACAGTACAG GGTTGGCTGAGCTGGCGCACCGGGAGTATCAATCAGGGGACTTTGAGGCAGCAGAGCGCCACTGCATGCAGCTGTGGAGGCAGGAGCCTGACAACACAggcgtgctgctgctcctgtccTCCATCCACTTCCAGTGCCGTAGACTCGACAG GTCTGCTCACTTCAGTACCTTGGCCATCAAACAGAACCCAATGCTGGCCGAGGCCTACTCCAACCTGGGGAATGTGTACAAGGAGCGTGGGCAATTACAGGAGGCCATAGAGCACTATCGACACGCCCTGAGGCTGAAGCCAGATTTTATCGACGGATACATCAACTTGGCAGCAGCTCTTGTGGCAGCAGGGGACATGGAGGGAGCTGTGCAGGCATATGTGTCTGCATTACAGTATAACCCT gATCTTTATTGTGTTCGTAGTGACTTGGGCAACTTGCTCAAAGCCCTTGGGCGTTTGGAAGAGGCCAAG GCTTGTTACCTGAAAGCCATTGAGACTCAGCCCAACTTTGCAGTGGCTTGGAGCAACCTGGGCTGTGTGTTCAATGCCCAGGGAGAGATATGGCTGGCCATACACCATTTTGAAAAG GCGGTGACTCTGGATCCAAATTTCTTAGATGCTTACATTAATTTGGGCAATGTTTTGAAAGAAGCCCGCATCTTTGACAG AGCTGTGGCCGGCTACCTGCGAGCACTGAGCCTTAGCCCCAACCATGCTGTGGTCCATGGCAACCTGGCCTGTGTCTACTACGAACAGGGCCTCATCGATCTGGCTATTGACACCTACCGCCGTGCTATTGAATTGCAGCCACACTTTCCTGATGCCTACTGCAACCTGGCAAACGCCCTGAAGGAGAAGGGCAAT GTGTCTGAAGCAGAGGAATGCTACAACACAGCCTTACGTTTATGTCCAACACATGCAGACTCCCTCAACAATTTGGCCAATATTAAGCGTGAGCAAGGCAACATTGAAGAGGCAGTTCAACTCTACAGGAAAGCTCTGGAG GTTTTCCCAGAGTTTGCAGCAGCTCACTCTAACCTGGCCAGTGTTCTCCAACAGCAAGGGAAACTCCAGGAAGCCCTCATGCACTACAAGGAGGCTATCAG AATCAGTCCCACATTTGCTGATGCCTACTCAAACATGGGTAACACACTGAAGGAAATGCAAGATGTGCAAGGAGCCCTGCAGTGCTACACCCGTGCTATCCAGATCAACCCTGCCTTTGCTGATGCTCACAGCAATCTGGCCTCTATTCACAAG GACTCTGGCAACATCCCAGAGGCCATTGCATCTTACCGCACAGCCTTGAAACTCAAGCCAGACTTCCCTGATGCCTACTGCAACTTGGCACACTGCCTGCAG ATTGTGTGTGACTGGACCGACTATGATGAGCGGATGAAGAAGCTTGTTAGCATTGTGGCTGACCAGCTGGATAAGAACCGTCTACCATCTGTGCACCCTCACCACAGCATGCTGTATCCGCTCTCTCACGGCTTCCGCAAGGCCATTGCCGAACGTCATGGCAACCTTTGCCTGGACAAG ATAAATGCCCTGCACAAACCTGCTTATGAGCATCCTAAGGATCTGAAGGCCAGTGGAGGCCGCCTGCGCATTGGTTATGTCAGCTCTGACTTTGGTAACCACCCTACCTCCCACCTGATGCAGTCCATTCCTGGCATGCACAACTCTGAAAAATTTGAG GTGTTCTGCTACGCTCTCAGCCCTGACGACAGTACCAACTTCCGTGTCAAAGTGGTAGCAGAGGCTCATCACTTCACAGACCTCTCACAG ACCCCCTGCAATGGCAAGGCAGCTGACCGTATCCACCAGGACGGAGTCCACATCTTGGTCAACATGAACGGATACACCAAGGGAGCCCGCAATGAGTTGTTTGCACTGCGCCCTGCCCCCATTCAG GCAATGTGGCTGGGCTACCCAGGAACTAGTGGGGCTCCATTCATGGATTATATCATCACGGACAAGGAGACATCACCTGTCGAAGTTGCTGAACAGTATTCTGAGAAACTGGCCTACATGCCCAACACTTTCTTCATTGGAGACCATGCCAACATGTTCCCTCACCTCAAG AAAAAGGCAGTGATTGATTTCAAGTCTAATGGACACATCTTTGATAATCGTATTGTGCTCAATGGTATTGATCTGAAGGCCTTCTTGGACAGTCTTCCAGATGTGAAGGTAGTAAAG ATGAAGTGTGATAACAACCAGGAACCTTCTGGGGACACCAATGGCGCTCTGTCTATGCCCGTGATTCCCatgaacacagcagctgaagCCATCATCAACATGATCAACCAAGGCCAAATCCAGGTCACAATCAACGGCTTCACTGTCAGCAATGGCCTGGCCACTACACAG ATTAACAACAAAGCTGCCACTGGAGAGGAGGTGCCACGCACCATTGTCGTGACAACTCGCTCCCAGTACGGTCTTCCTGAGGACTCCATTGTCTACTGCAACTTCAACCAGCTCTACAAGATTGACCCCCCGACCCTGCAGATGTGGGCCAAT ATCCTCAAGCGTGTGCCCAACAGTGTGCTGTGGCTTCTTCGTTTCCCTGCTGTGGGTGAGCCCAATATCCAGCAGTATGCCCAGAACATGGGTCTCCCTGCCTCACGCATCATCTTTTCACCTGTGGCGCCCAAGGAGGAGCATGTGAGGAGGGGCCAGCTAGCTGATGTGTGTCTGGACACGCCTCTGTGTAATGGGCACACCACAGGCATGGATGTTCTCTGGGCAGGAACACCCATGGTTACCATGCCAG GTGAGACCCTGGCCTCCCGTGTGGCTGCCTCTCAACTCACCTGTCTAGGCTGTCCTGAACTCATTGCCCAGAGTCGCCAGGAGTATGAGGATGTAGCAGTCAAACTTGGCTCTGACATGGAATA CCTGAAGATGATTAGAGCACGTGTGTGGAAACAGCGAATCTGCAGCCCTCTTTTCAACACCAAACAGTACACCATGGACTTGGAGAAGCTCTATCTGCAAATGTGGGAGCACCATGCCAGTGGGACAAAGCCAGAACACCTGGTCAAACTCCAGCCAATCGAGACCAGCGAGAATGCCTGA
- the ogt.1 gene encoding UDP-N-acetylglucosamine--peptide N-acetylglucosaminyltransferase 110 kDa subunit isoform X8 produces MASSVGNVADSTEPTKRMLSFQGLAELAHREYQSGDFEAAERHCMQLWRQEPDNTGVLLLLSSIHFQCRRLDRSAHFSTLAIKQNPMLAEAYSNLGNVYKERGQLQEAIEHYRHALRLKPDFIDGYINLAAALVAAGDMEGAVQAYVSALQYNPDLYCVRSDLGNLLKALGRLEEAKACYLKAIETQPNFAVAWSNLGCVFNAQGEIWLAIHHFEKAVTLDPNFLDAYINLGNVLKEARIFDRAVAGYLRALSLSPNHAVVHGNLACVYYEQGLIDLAIDTYRRAIELQPHFPDAYCNLANALKEKGNVSEAEECYNTALRLCPTHADSLNNLANIKREQGNIEEAVQLYRKALEVFPEFAAAHSNLASVLQQQGKLQEALMHYKEAIRISPTFADAYSNMGNTLKEMQDVQGALQCYTRAIQINPAFADAHSNLASIHKDSGNIPEAIASYRTALKLKPDFPDAYCNLAHCLQIVCDWTDYDERMKKLVSIVADQLDKNRLPSVHPHHSMLYPLSHGFRKAIAERHGNLCLDKINALHKPAYEHPKDLKASGGRLRIGYVSSDFGNHPTSHLMQSIPGMHNSEKFEVFCYALSPDDSTNFRVKVVAEAHHFTDLSQTPCNGKAADRIHQDGVHILVNMNGYTKGARNELFALRPAPIQAMWLGYPGTSGAPFMDYIITDKETSPVEVAEQYSEKLAYMPNTFFIGDHANMFPHLKKKAVIDFKSNGHIFDNRIVLNGIDLKAFLDSLPDVKVVKMKCDNNQEPSGDTNGALSMPVIPMNTAAEAIINMINQGQIQVTINGFTVSNGLATTQINNKAATGEEVPRTIVVTTRSQYGLPEDSIVYCNFNQLYKIDPPTLQMWANILKRVPNSVLWLLRFPAVGEPNIQQYAQNMGLPASRIIFSPVAPKEEHVRRGQLADVCLDTPLCNGHTTGMDVLWAGTPMVTMPGETLASRVAASQLTCLGCPELIAQSRQEYEDVAVKLGSDMEYLKMIRARVWKQRICSPLFNTKQYTMDLEKLYLQMWEHHASGTKPEHLVKLQPIETSENA; encoded by the exons ATGGCGAGCTCAGTGGGAAACGTGGCTGACAGTACAG AACCGACAAAACGTATGCTTTCCTTCCAAGGGTTGGCTGAGCTGGCGCACCGGGAGTATCAATCAGGGGACTTTGAGGCAGCAGAGCGCCACTGCATGCAGCTGTGGAGGCAGGAGCCTGACAACACAggcgtgctgctgctcctgtccTCCATCCACTTCCAGTGCCGTAGACTCGACAG GTCTGCTCACTTCAGTACCTTGGCCATCAAACAGAACCCAATGCTGGCCGAGGCCTACTCCAACCTGGGGAATGTGTACAAGGAGCGTGGGCAATTACAGGAGGCCATAGAGCACTATCGACACGCCCTGAGGCTGAAGCCAGATTTTATCGACGGATACATCAACTTGGCAGCAGCTCTTGTGGCAGCAGGGGACATGGAGGGAGCTGTGCAGGCATATGTGTCTGCATTACAGTATAACCCT gATCTTTATTGTGTTCGTAGTGACTTGGGCAACTTGCTCAAAGCCCTTGGGCGTTTGGAAGAGGCCAAG GCTTGTTACCTGAAAGCCATTGAGACTCAGCCCAACTTTGCAGTGGCTTGGAGCAACCTGGGCTGTGTGTTCAATGCCCAGGGAGAGATATGGCTGGCCATACACCATTTTGAAAAG GCGGTGACTCTGGATCCAAATTTCTTAGATGCTTACATTAATTTGGGCAATGTTTTGAAAGAAGCCCGCATCTTTGACAG AGCTGTGGCCGGCTACCTGCGAGCACTGAGCCTTAGCCCCAACCATGCTGTGGTCCATGGCAACCTGGCCTGTGTCTACTACGAACAGGGCCTCATCGATCTGGCTATTGACACCTACCGCCGTGCTATTGAATTGCAGCCACACTTTCCTGATGCCTACTGCAACCTGGCAAACGCCCTGAAGGAGAAGGGCAAT GTGTCTGAAGCAGAGGAATGCTACAACACAGCCTTACGTTTATGTCCAACACATGCAGACTCCCTCAACAATTTGGCCAATATTAAGCGTGAGCAAGGCAACATTGAAGAGGCAGTTCAACTCTACAGGAAAGCTCTGGAG GTTTTCCCAGAGTTTGCAGCAGCTCACTCTAACCTGGCCAGTGTTCTCCAACAGCAAGGGAAACTCCAGGAAGCCCTCATGCACTACAAGGAGGCTATCAG AATCAGTCCCACATTTGCTGATGCCTACTCAAACATGGGTAACACACTGAAGGAAATGCAAGATGTGCAAGGAGCCCTGCAGTGCTACACCCGTGCTATCCAGATCAACCCTGCCTTTGCTGATGCTCACAGCAATCTGGCCTCTATTCACAAG GACTCTGGCAACATCCCAGAGGCCATTGCATCTTACCGCACAGCCTTGAAACTCAAGCCAGACTTCCCTGATGCCTACTGCAACTTGGCACACTGCCTGCAG ATTGTGTGTGACTGGACCGACTATGATGAGCGGATGAAGAAGCTTGTTAGCATTGTGGCTGACCAGCTGGATAAGAACCGTCTACCATCTGTGCACCCTCACCACAGCATGCTGTATCCGCTCTCTCACGGCTTCCGCAAGGCCATTGCCGAACGTCATGGCAACCTTTGCCTGGACAAG ATAAATGCCCTGCACAAACCTGCTTATGAGCATCCTAAGGATCTGAAGGCCAGTGGAGGCCGCCTGCGCATTGGTTATGTCAGCTCTGACTTTGGTAACCACCCTACCTCCCACCTGATGCAGTCCATTCCTGGCATGCACAACTCTGAAAAATTTGAG GTGTTCTGCTACGCTCTCAGCCCTGACGACAGTACCAACTTCCGTGTCAAAGTGGTAGCAGAGGCTCATCACTTCACAGACCTCTCACAG ACCCCCTGCAATGGCAAGGCAGCTGACCGTATCCACCAGGACGGAGTCCACATCTTGGTCAACATGAACGGATACACCAAGGGAGCCCGCAATGAGTTGTTTGCACTGCGCCCTGCCCCCATTCAG GCAATGTGGCTGGGCTACCCAGGAACTAGTGGGGCTCCATTCATGGATTATATCATCACGGACAAGGAGACATCACCTGTCGAAGTTGCTGAACAGTATTCTGAGAAACTGGCCTACATGCCCAACACTTTCTTCATTGGAGACCATGCCAACATGTTCCCTCACCTCAAG AAAAAGGCAGTGATTGATTTCAAGTCTAATGGACACATCTTTGATAATCGTATTGTGCTCAATGGTATTGATCTGAAGGCCTTCTTGGACAGTCTTCCAGATGTGAAGGTAGTAAAG ATGAAGTGTGATAACAACCAGGAACCTTCTGGGGACACCAATGGCGCTCTGTCTATGCCCGTGATTCCCatgaacacagcagctgaagCCATCATCAACATGATCAACCAAGGCCAAATCCAGGTCACAATCAACGGCTTCACTGTCAGCAATGGCCTGGCCACTACACAG ATTAACAACAAAGCTGCCACTGGAGAGGAGGTGCCACGCACCATTGTCGTGACAACTCGCTCCCAGTACGGTCTTCCTGAGGACTCCATTGTCTACTGCAACTTCAACCAGCTCTACAAGATTGACCCCCCGACCCTGCAGATGTGGGCCAAT ATCCTCAAGCGTGTGCCCAACAGTGTGCTGTGGCTTCTTCGTTTCCCTGCTGTGGGTGAGCCCAATATCCAGCAGTATGCCCAGAACATGGGTCTCCCTGCCTCACGCATCATCTTTTCACCTGTGGCGCCCAAGGAGGAGCATGTGAGGAGGGGCCAGCTAGCTGATGTGTGTCTGGACACGCCTCTGTGTAATGGGCACACCACAGGCATGGATGTTCTCTGGGCAGGAACACCCATGGTTACCATGCCAG GTGAGACCCTGGCCTCCCGTGTGGCTGCCTCTCAACTCACCTGTCTAGGCTGTCCTGAACTCATTGCCCAGAGTCGCCAGGAGTATGAGGATGTAGCAGTCAAACTTGGCTCTGACATGGAATA CCTGAAGATGATTAGAGCACGTGTGTGGAAACAGCGAATCTGCAGCCCTCTTTTCAACACCAAACAGTACACCATGGACTTGGAGAAGCTCTATCTGCAAATGTGGGAGCACCATGCCAGTGGGACAAAGCCAGAACACCTGGTCAAACTCCAGCCAATCGAGACCAGCGAGAATGCCTGA